The following proteins are encoded in a genomic region of Fusarium keratoplasticum isolate Fu6.1 chromosome 9, whole genome shotgun sequence:
- a CDS encoding MFS domain-containing protein produces the protein MTLIHGVDYSVVDPANKWKILKSQSRFALWALLISSGVVMQGFDIVAGGQLAALPAFREKFGILQPDGSHLIPAHYLSAWNSIAPATEIVSTFIFAPLLDRFGRKWGILAASLISVAGVLLQQLAPDWRMHLAGRGVNGIAIGMMFTISPLWIGETCRPELRGFFLCFFNTSIVFGQFAIVIVSQGSSHISGLWQWWLPVVAMYFFPLILTLAWPFFPESPYWLVRRGRNADAKKALRRIYGFKESEYYDIEVCRIEEEIRLTNERHGNLDDLPPRRLLGVNVQLEAECFNTANRKRTFTAIFAASAQQMIGATFVIGYATYFFELIGIKDYFGASVALYVVMLLASTAAFPLTEIYGRRFLIVGPQFMLCLMLLIIGVLGCVPNRSQASWGIVALLYVWALIYQLSIGATGFVLASEIATMRLRAATQGLITITNSLWGLIMQFTVPYMINPDAGDLGGKVGFIFLATGLIASAGGWYLFPETKGLSFERLDELYAMNVPPRHFKRTVALLEDERSRSNPSHALRSMLAKEGEVSVEHA, from the exons ATGACTTTGATTCACGG AGTCGACTACTCTGTGGTAGATCCAGCCAACAAATGGAAGATTCTCAAGTCGCAGTCGAGATTCGCCCTCTGGG CTCTGCTCATCTCGTCCGGCGTTGTCATGCAAGGCTTCGACATTGTAGCCGGCGGCCAACTCGCAGCTCTACCCGCCTTCAGAGAGAAATTCGGCATCCTTCAGCCCGATGGCAGCCACCTGATCCCCGCGCATTACCTCTCAGCTTGGAACTCCATCGCCCCGGCCACCGAAATCGTCTCTACCTTTATCTTTGCACCTCTCCTCGACAGGTTCGGCCGCAAATGGGGCATCCTTGCCgcatctctcatctcagTCGCCGGGGTCCTCCTGCAGCAGCTCGCGCCTGACTGGCGGATGCATCTTGCTGGTCGTGGCGTCAACGGCATTGCTATCGGCATGATGTTTACGATTTCGCCGCTGTGGATTGGCGAGACGTGTCGTCCTGAACTTCGTGGCTTCTTTCTGTGCTTTTTCAACACCAGCATCGTCTTTGGGCAGTTTGCCATCGTGATTGTGTCTCAAGGCAGCAGTCATATTTCAGGTCTCTGGCAATGGTGGCTTCCAGTGGTCGCCATGTACTTCTTCCCTC TCATCTTGACCCTAGCCTGGCCCTTCTTCCCCGAGTCTCCCTACTGGCTTGTCCGCCGCGGCCGCAACGCCGATGCAAAAAAAGCCCTTCGTCGCATCTACGGGTTTAAGGAATCCGAATACTACGATATTGAAGTCTGTCGCATCGAAGAGGAGATTCGTCTCACCAACGAGAGACACGGCAACCTCGATGATCTCCCTCCTCGCAGACTGTTGGGTGTCAACGTCCAACTCGAGGCCGAATGCTTCAACACAGCGAACCGCAAGCGCACCTTCACCGCCATCTTTGCAGCTTCGGCCCAGCAAATGATCGGTGCTACGTTTGTCATCGGATACGCAACGTACTTCTTCGAGCTCATTGGCATAAAGGACTACTTTGGGGCCTCGGTCGCTTTATACGTCGTCATGCTTCTTGCCAGCACTGCCGCGTTTCCGCTTACAGAGATATACGGCCGCCGATTCTTGATCGTGGGTCCGCAGTTCATGCTCTGCCTCATGCTCCTGATAATCGGAGTCTTGGGGTGTGTTCCAAACCGGAGTCAAGCAAGCTGGGGCATCGTGGCCTTGCTGTATGTCTGGGCGTTGATATACCAACTTTCCATCGGTGCCACAGGCTTTGTGCTCGCTTCAGAGATCGCCACGATGCGGCTGAGGGCAGCAACTCAGGGCCTCATCACTATCACCAACTCCCTTTGGGGGCTGATCATGCAGTTCACTGTCCCGTACATGATCAACCCTGACGCTGGAGACCTGGGTGGCAAGGTCGGATTTATCTTCTTGGCTACTGGGCTTATAGCAAGTGCTGGTGGGTGGTACCTTTTCCCAGAAACCAAGGGTCTTTCCTTCGAGCGATTGGATGAACTGTACGCAATGAACGTACCACCAAGGCATTTTAAGAGGACTGTGGCTCTACTTGAGGATGAACGGAGCCGGTCGAACCCTTCCCATGCGTTGCGGTCTATGTTAgccaaggagggagaggtcTCTGTCGAGCATGCCTAA
- a CDS encoding Zn(2)-C6 fungal-type domain-containing protein, translating into MNTHTRDVEFYGSSSSVALLSHVQRSAEEDHPDDDAGALLSTLHNPAFDPSGSQDTQRSRRNTEDSDNSLWYLQCRPFIDAFFSTIHYVHPILDKTSFLQRCESLWSSEEAGNVRITSLVALYYSVLSIGALVGTRDDELIDGITNLSWSRKFFDRAKSCCNRLGMVTDLEMVQCYFILAKVCQNELHPHLSYMGLYSLETEMSFAMGRPDTLGADLYHNRRFPLIKTAQTEEGMSSELSEHPCCAIIEQMVYFSRITRSISLSIYLPETTVPMMVALAGQIERDLEGWARKLPEAIRPTGSSSQVPSLRGVKDVQWVKRQRLVLNLRYHNLRILLFGSFLLRSTAQERASITETKHGIQKCLDSAKQTIELIYQTYQHSDFFRTWFYNTTYTVFAASIILVYVAQEAVETEIQPLLRLVDMAVEILMIMDECVVALQAAKLLQQAREKATQKSSAKTLAPTNPGTSWPDGMVYLNHYWGPLNLLDGDMDQNLALSSIDFDEANLFMPIPN; encoded by the exons ATGAACACACATACGAGGGACGTTGAGTTTTATGGGAGTTCGTCTTCTGTTGCCCTCTTATCTCATGTTCAACGAAGCGCAGAAGAAGATCaccccgacgacgacgcgGGTGCCCTTCTCTCTACTTTGCACAACCCAGCTTTTGATCCAAGTGGATCGCAAGACACCCAGAGAAGTCGGAGAAATACCGAGGACTCTGACAACTCATTATGGTACCTGCAATGTCGTCCCTTTATAGACGCCTTCTTCTCTACCATTCACTATGTTCACCCCATCCTGGATAAAACCTCCTTCCTCCAGCGATGCGAATCCTTGTGGTCTAGTGAGGAGGCTGGAAATGTGAGAATTACAAGCCTTGTAGCTTTATACTACAGTGTTTTGTCGATAGGCGCTCTAGTCGGCACTCGGGATGACGAGCTCATCGATGGGATAACTAACCTATCTTGGAGCCGCAAGTTCTTTGATCGAGCCAAAAGCTGTTGCAACCGACTTGGAATGGTTACAGACCTCGAGATGGTTCAATGCTATTTCATTCTG GCCAAAGTCTGCCAGAATGAGCTGCATCCACATT TGTCATACAT GGGTCTTTACTCGCTCGAGAC TGAGATGTCTTTCGCGATGGGAAGACCAGACACATTGGGAGCCGACCTGTACCACAACCGACGATTTCCACTTATCAAGACCGCCCAAACTGAAGAGGGAATGAGTTCAGAGCTATCCGAGCACCCTTGCTGCGCCATAATAGAGCAAATGGTATACTTCTCGAGGATCACGAGGAGCATCAGCCTTAGCATTTATTTACCCGAAACGACAGTACCAATGatggtggctttggccgGTCAGATTGAGAGAGATTTGGAGGGCTGGGCTCGAAAGCTTCCCGAAGCTATTCGTCCGACAggctcatcatctcaagTGCCTTCTCTAAGAGGCGTCAAAGATGTCCAGTGGGTGAAAAGACAAAGACTTGTGCTGAACTTGA GATACCATAATCTGAGGATTCTTCTCTTCGGGTCTTTCCTCCTGAGATCAACTGCGCAAGAACGAGCTTCGATCACTGAGACCAAGCATGGGATCCAGAAGTGCCTCGATTCGGCAAAGCAAACGATCGAACTCATCTATCAAACTTATCAACACAGTGACTTCTTCCGTACATG GTTCTACAACACCACATATACTGTATTTGCTGcgagcatcatcctcgtATACGTAGCACAAGAAGCAGTCGAGACTGAGATCCAGCCGCTACTCCGCTTAGTCGACATGGCTGTCGAGATTCTCATGATCATGGATGAGTGTGTTGTCGCTCTACAAGCAGCAAAGCTATTACAACAAGCAAGGGAGAAGGCTACACAGAAGTCGTCGGCCAAAACCTTGGCACCCACTAATCCAGGGACGTCTTGGCCAGATGGCATGGTGTATCTTAACCATTACTGGGGGCCACTCAATCTGCTTGACGGGGATATGGACCAGAACCTCGCATTGTCCTCGATAGACTTTGATGAGGCAAATTTATTTATGCCAATACCTAACTAG
- a CDS encoding FAD-binding-3 domain-containing protein, translating into MPGVMEIEKPPHTQLRVIIVGAGLAGLAAAVSISLSGHQVTVLESAKELLEVGAGLQCTPNCTRILQKWGLPDRLWQSAAEPTSLVVHRYSGKTLAIEPDFHKHIRKKYGAPFVDLHRVDLQLSFYDKAKELGVQFKLGDKVDDIDFDIPEVKTEAGFKYSGDLIVAADGLWSKCRSKFLSTDDKPKPTGDLAYRVVLNVNELDDPELREWVERPTVHFWIGPGAHAVGYSMRGGQMYNIVLLVPDDLPSGISRQAGSVEEMRQLFNDWDPILGRFLSKVDKVDKWKLMHREELDSWINDNSNFVFVGDACHPMLPYLAQGANSAVEDGAVLGLLLGYIQSKNQLPKALNMYEELRKSRGEAIVRETFKQRESFHMPDGPAQEARDKTFLSQLGAEELQGPFPSRWTCPQVQPWLYGYDAFEVVEDAVKNSPFSN; encoded by the exons ATGCCGGGCGTAATG GAGATAGAAAAGCCGCCGCATACGCAACTGCGAGTCATTATCGTCGGAGCGGGTCTTGCAGGCCTCGCCGCAGCAGTGTCAATCTCTCTCTCGGGACATCAGGTTACAGTTTTGGAATCGGCCAAGGAACTTTTAGAA GTCGGAGCGGGTCTACAATGCACTCCCAACTGCACACGTATTCTCCAGAAATGGGGCCTTCCTGACCGACTATGGCAGTCTGCTGCTGAGCCTACCTCGCTAGTCGTCCATCGATACTCAGGCAAAACTCTTGCCATAGAACCCGACTTTCATAAGCACATCCGGAAGAAGTACGGGGCTCCTTTTGTTGATCTACATCGCGTCGACCTTCAGCTCTCTTTCTACGACAAAGCAAAAGAACTGGGCGTTCAGTTCAAGCTCGGAGATAAAGTGGACGATATTGACTTCGATATTCCCGAGGTCAAGACCGAGGCCGGTTTCAAATACAGTGGTGACCTTATCGTTGCAGCAGATGGGCTCTGGTCAAAATGCCGCTCCAAGTTTCTTTCCACTGACGATAAGCCCAAACCGACTGGCGATCTGGCATACCGAGTTGTGCTGAACGTGAATGAGCTCGACGACCCAGAGCTTCGGGAATGGGTCGAACGACCAACAGTGCATTTCTGGATTGGTCCTGGGGCTCACGCTGTGGGTTACTCCATGCGTGGCGGACAGATGTACAACATCGTGCTCCTTGTACCGGATGATCTACCATCGGGCATCAGCCGACAAGCTGGTTCAGTGGAGGAGATGCGACAGTTGTTCAATGACTGGGACCCAATTTTGGGGAGGTTCCTGAGCAAAGtggacaaggtcgacaagtGGAAGTTGATGCACA GAGAAGAGCTCGATTCGTGGATCAACGACAACTCCAACTTTGTTTTCGT AGGCGACGCCTGTCATCCAATGCTTCCTTACCTGGCCCAAGGCGCCAACTCGGCCGTTGAGGATGGGGCGGTCTTGGGACTTCTTCTCGGATATATTCAATCGAAGAACCAACTTCCAAAAGCCTTGAATATGTACGAGGAGCTGCGCAAGTCTCGCGGTGAGGCTATTGTTAGAGAGACATTTAAACAG CGAGAGTCTTTTCATATGCCAGATGGACCCGCTCAAGAGGCTCGAGACAAGACTTTCCTGTCCCAGTTGGGCGCTGAAGAACTCCAAGGCCCATTCCCAAGTAGGTGGACTTGCCCACAGGTGCAGCCGTGGCTCTATGGATATGATGCCTTTGAGGTTGTGGAGGATGCAGTAAAGAACAGCCCCTTTAGCAATTAA
- a CDS encoding Quercetin 2,3-dioxygenase encodes MSVPLHSSPPNERTSYVIDQLEGERISIPGSKGVFRILASSKQTNGGMAVFTSGAVLADAPGFHWHEEAHDVFLVTKGFLKLWSGDKCRIMGPGDFAYIPPNVIHNPLLLGPHTETVGLVAPGDWVDFFRYVGEIYNGLIVPENDDRDIKSMLIQKMMAAKDRFDVHFKRDYQPPEVGDWLDSESQLAGPGEAYFLRANTGPRWLLGGVMSRPFILSSQSSGKFSISSIESSSVYGKSPLSRWLTFASIDHCFIVQEGLLKVKIKSGNSSSWNEVREGQTVVIAAGETFTLEFGSRYVRVWSFANGRGIEEVVQNAGSPATGVVLPEAAREWQEYKLLEVCKELNVEFAEL; translated from the exons ATGAGTGTTCCTCTGCATTCATCTCCTCCCAATGAGAGGACAAGTTACGTGATTGATCAGCTCGAAGGAGAGCGCATCAGCATTCCCGGCAGCAAGGGCGTATTCAGAATCTTAGCCTCATCCAAGCAAACCAATGGCGGCATGGCTGTTTTCACCAGTGGGGCAGTCTTGGCCGACGCTCCAGGATTTCATTGGCACGAGGAAGCTCACGATGTCTTTCTTGTCACAAAGGGCTTCTTGAAGTTATGGTCTGGTGACAAGTGTCGAATTATGGGTCCTGGTGACTTTGCCTACATTCCTCCT AATGTGATTCATAACCCTCTCTTGCTTGGGCCCCATACCGAGACTGTAGGCTTGGTGGCCCCTGGAGACTGGGTTGACTTCTTCAGATATGTTGGAGAGATATACAACGGTCTCATCGTTCCTGAGAATGACGATCGCGACATCAAGTCTATGTTGATACAAAAGATGATGGCGGCTAAGGACCGGTTTGACGTTCACTTCAAGCGTGACTACCAGCCGCCAGAGGTCGGAGACTGGCTGGATTCCGAGAGTCAGCTTGCTGGACCTGGAGAAGCATACTTCCTGCGCGCGAATACAGGACCACGATGGTTGCTCGGTGGCGTCATGTCGCGACCCTTTATCCTCTCATCACAGTCTAGCGGCAAGTTCTCAATCTCCAGCATTGAGTCATCGAGTGTGTACGGAAAATCACCTCTAAGTCGGTGGTTGACATTCGCGTCCATTGATCACTGCTTCATCGTTCAAGAAGGcttgctcaaggtcaagatcaagtcaGGAAACAGCAGTTCATGGAATGAAGTCCGGGAGGGCCAGACGGTCGTTATCGCTGCTGGTGAAACCTTCACTCTAGAGTTTGGCAGTCGATACGTCAGAGTCTGGTCTTTTGCAAATGGACGGGGAATTGAGGAAGTGGTACAGAACGCTGGATCGCCAGCTACAGGGGTTGTGTTACCTGAAGCTGCTAGAGAGTGGCAAGAGTACAAGCTTTTGGAAGTTTGCAAAGAACTCAACGTCGAGTTTGCAGAGTTGTAA
- a CDS encoding Beta-glucosidase translates to MTLYSEDMDTQEILKSLTLEEKVRLLSGTPNDFVSISGIPEKKITPLKTADSISGIRPSEFNGALTTACFPNTACIASTWNTELLERMGRELTRQAKIKHAQLILGPTINMHRDPRAGRNFECFSEDPLLSGYMGAAIVNGIQSQGFGACAKHFVCNDSETQRRYYNVDESPYGRTLREIYLAAWSFLLKRSNPAGVMTAYNKVDGKFCCDSEAIVEDILRKEWGYKGIVMSDWFGTRSTVASMKAGVDVEMPVPVFRGEKLVKAVNNGEIRQDQIDASVSRLLDLRRRTRNAQSEGPEKSEIFVQTNEIARQLAQEGIILLKNTKETLPIQGSNGLRVAVVGEYAKNAVFTGGGSASCNPQYRQVPLDLLREALPNPNSVSYAAGVRLRRIIPVAPPEIITTDQGQKGVEISYFNAGGDKPFLTEILEEATINLMAQRKPGLELPGSHIEMSTNLVPKTTGTHTLALRHSGSFSVRVDGIEVFRGDAPDITTEQFLFNLRKLESRVEVPMEAGKSYNIRISMQSRQPVVGEPTPYGLTLAFEEQYSEEQAISQAVEVAKMSDITIIFAGRSEQYESEGFDLEEITLPVNQVAMIKAVAATSKTAVLLHCGTPIDISSFVDDVDAIVNMHFPGQEGPQAMVDILTGKVNPSGRLTTTWFKTLQDWPSFGNFPARDNNDGNFVIKYAEGLAVGYRAPVSAARVQFPFGHGLSYTSFSYEGLRVSLDEASSPTVLKVSVRVTNTGSVPGKEVVQVYISPPDNVSDWRPSRELKEFTKVSLSAGEAREVSIDLDIDTFSSHWSDSLRAWTLDKGEYTVEVGSQRATFVI, encoded by the exons ATGACACTATACTCAGAAGACATGGACACACAGGAGATCCTGAAGAGTCTAactctggaggagaaggtccGACTACTGTCCGGCACCCCTAATGACTTTGTCTCGATTTCTGGCATTCCCGAAAAGAAGATTACACCCCTCAAG ACGGCCGATTCTATCAGTGGAATACGGCCTAGTGAGTTTAATGGCGCTCTAACCACAGCTTGTTTCCCCAACACTGCTTGCATAGCTTCAACATGGAACACTGAGCTTCTAGAAAGAATGGGCCGAGAGCTAACTCgtcaggccaagatcaagcatgCACAGTTGATCCTCGGCCCTACAATCAATATGCATAGAGACCCTCGAGCTGGGCGTAACTTTGAGTGTTTCAGCGAAGATCCACTCCTCTCTGGCTACATGGGTGCTGCCATCGTGAATGGCATTCAAAGTCAAGGATTTGGTGCCTGCGCAAAGCATTTTGTATGCAATGACTCAGAGACTCAGAGGCGATACTATAATGTCGACGAGTCTCCTTATGGACGTACCTTGCGGGAGATTTATCTCGCTGCTTGGTCGTTTCTCTTGAAGAGATCAAACCCTGCAGGGGTGATGACAGC GTACAACAAAGTCGATGGAAAGTTTTGCTGTGACAGCGAAGCCATCGTTGAGGACATTCTCCGAAAAGAATGGGGTTACAAGGGTATCGTCATGTCCGACTGGTTCGGCACTCGCTCTACCGTTGCTTCTATGAAAGCTGGTGTGGATGTTGAGATGCCTGTTCCGGTTTTCAGAGGCGAGAAGCTGGTCAAAGCTGTGAACAATGGTGAGATCAGGCAAGACCAGATTGATGCCAGTGTGTCAAGGCTCCTTGACTTGCGTCGCCGTACGCGAAATGCGCAAAGCGAGGGGCCAGAGAAATCGGAAATTTTTGTACAGACCAACGAAATTGCCCGACAGCTTGCTCAGGAAGGCATCATCCTGCTCAAGAACACGAAAGAAACCCTCCCCATACAGGGATCTAATGGCTTGCGAGTTGCAGTCGTTGGAGAATACGCCAAAAACGCTGTCTTCACTGGCGGCGGAAGCGCATCCTGCAACCCTCAGTATCGCCAAGTTCCGCTTGACCTTTTACGAGAAGCACTACCAAACCCGAATAGTGTCTCATACGCCGCTGGCGTTCGCCTTCGTCGCATTATTCCTGTTGCCCCCCCAGAGATCATCACAACAGATCAGGGTCAGAAGGGCGTCGAGATATCCTACTTCAACGCCGGCGGTGATAAGCCTTTTCTCACTGAAATATTAGAAGAAGCTACGATCAACCTGATGGCTCAACGCAAGCCAGGATTGGAACTCCCCGGCTCTCACATTGAGATGTCCACCAACCTTGTACCGAAAACCACTGGAACCCACACCCTTGCCCTTCGACACTCGGGATCTTTCTCTGTCCGAGTTGACGGTATAGAGGTATTCAGAGGTGATGCGCCCGACATCACTACGGAACAATTCTTGTTCAATCTTCGCAAACTCGAGTCACGTGTTGAGGTCCCAATGGAAGCAGGAAAGTCTTATAACATTCGCATCAGTATGCAATCGAGACAGCCTGTAGTTGGAGAACCCACCCCATACGGTCTTACGCTCGCTTTTGAAGAGCAGTATTCTGAGGAGCAAGCCATATCTCAAGCAGTTGAAGTCGCAAAGATGTCCGATATTACGATCATCTTTGCTGGTCGTAGCGAACAATACGAGTCTGAGGGGTTCGATCTGGAAGAGATCACTCTACCGGTCAACCAGGTAGCAATGATCAAGGCAGTTGCAGCCACTTCAAAGACAGCCGTTCTTCTACATTGCGGAACCCCAATCGACATCAGCAGTTTCGTCGACGATGTTGATGCTATTGTCAACATGCACTttccaggccaagaaggacccCAGGCTATGGTGGATATCCTCACTGGAAAGGTCAACCCCAGCGGTCGGCTGACTACAACTTGGTTCAAAACGCTTCAGGACTGGCCTAGCTTTGGAAACTTCCCTGCAAGGGATAATAATGACGGTAATTTCGTCATAAAATACGCTGAAGGATTGGCTGTTGGATATCGAGCTCCAGTCTCGGCTGCCCGGGTTCAGTTCCCCTTTGGTCATGGATTGTCTTACACCTCTTTCTCTTACGAGGGCCTACGTGTCAGCTTAGACGAAGCCTCAAGCCCTACTGTCTTGAAGGTCAGCGTTCGAGTGACGAATACTGGTAGTGTTCCGGGCAAGGAAGTGGTACAGGTATACATCTCTCCGCCGGATAATGTTTCCGACTGGAGACCATCCCGAGAGCTGAAGGAGTTCACTAAGGTTAGTCTTTCGGCTGGTGAAGCAAGGGAAGTTTCTATCGACTTGGACATCGACACGTTCTCGAGCCACTGGAGCGACAGTTTGCGTGCCTGGACTTTGGACAAAGGAGAATACACGGTAGAAGTAGGAAGCCAACGTGCGACATTTGTAATTTAG
- a CDS encoding MFS domain-containing protein, whose product MTHQDLYNDTGLEKVEVAHSEDAVDIQEHQVSTWECARKNPKAILWALYANLGATLVGYENLALAVCLALPAFQIKFASEVDGNLIIPAYWQSLWNATYNIMQLFGSLAAGFVQDKLGRRAVFLLSVIIVSCGIALAYLAETPAQFMGAKIISGFAVGAFQSTTQTYVSEITPLPLRGIALSLNILMMNVGFLIAISTTYARVGIMNESAFRVVFAAAWVFPGILALGLPFLPESPYWLVMKNKRDLALKHLTKLSAADENLDAHLKYIEETIEAERLISCEKASFIECFKGINWRRTRIILICMYMPQIVGSSLSSNAPYFLNQTGLSSGLIIKLMQIGIAVSILSCVINIYMMTLFRHRPLMFFGMSICAIIYFIMGVAASCPQSEKTLLAIGIVMQFTCLAYGPAVGSSLAVAGEVSASRLRAKSQGIAFGFQAIAGTVWVTVLPYMFNKDQGNMGGHIGWVFFGMTVLMIVAVYLDVPGTKGRTFHELDIMFEKKIPARHFESYKTD is encoded by the exons ATGACCCATCAAGATTTGTACAATGACACAGGGCTCGAAAAAGTCGAGGTGGCTCACTCTGAGGATGCTGTCGACATCCAGGAGCACCAAGTGAGCACCTGGGAATGCGCTCGCAAGAACCCAAAGGCTATCCTCTGGGCTCTTTACGCCAACT TGGGTGCCACTCTGGTTGGTTACGAAAACCTCGCTCTTGCCGTTTGTTTGGCCTTGCCGGCTTTCCA AATCAAGTTCGCTAGCGAGGTCGACGGAAATCTCATCATCCCAGCCTACTGGCAGTCGTTGTGGAACGCCACGTACAACATCATGCAACTCTTTGGCTCTCTCGCTGCTGGTTTCGTCCAAGACAAACTCGGTCGACGCGCCGTATTCCTTCTCAGCGTCATCATAGTCTCTTGTGGAATCGCTTTGGCCTACCTGGCTGAAACACCAGCACAATTTATGGGAGCCAAGATCATCTCAGGTTTTGCCGTGGGTGCCTTCCAGTCAACTACCCAGACTTATGTCTCCGAGATTactcctctgcctctgcgTGGCATTGCATTGTCTCTCAACATTCTCATGATG AACGTCGGTTTCCTCATCGCAATTTCCACAACCTATGCTCGAGTCGGTATCATGAACGAATCGGCATTCCGAGTTGTATTTGCCGCTGCATGGGTCTTCCCAGGAATTCTTGCACTCGGTCTCCCATTTCTCCCCGAATCGCCTTACTGGCTCGTCATGAAGAACAAGCGTGATCTCGCTTTGAAGCACCTGACCAAGCTCTCCGCGGCCGACGAAAATCTTGACGCCCATCTCAAGTACATCGAAGAAACAATCGAGGCTGAGCGCCTCATCAGCTGTGAGAAGGCCTCTTTCATAGAATGTTTCAAAGGCATCAACTGGCGTCGAACTCGTATCATCTTGATCTGCATGTACATGCCGCAGATCGTAGGTTCCAGCTTGTCATCCAATGCTCCCTACTTCCTCAACCAAACCGGTCTCAGCAGTGGCTTGATCATAAAACTCATGCAGATCGGAATCGCTGTTTCAATTTTGTCATGTGTCATCAATATCTACATGATGACTCTTTTCCGACATCGACCCCTCATGTTCTTTGGCATGTCAATCTGCGCTATCATCTATTTTATCATGGGTGTTGCTGCCTCTTGCCCCCAATCTGAGAAAACACTCCTGGCCATTGGCATAGTCATGCAGTTTACCTGTCTTGCCTATGGACCAGCTGTTGGCTCGAGTCTTGCTGTGGCGGGTGAAGTGTCTGCTTCTAGGTTGAGGGCCAAGTCTCAAGGAATTGCCTTCGGATTCCAGGCCATTGCCGGCACTGTCTGGGTGACTGTCTTGCCCTACATGTTCAACAAGGATCAAGGCAATATGGGTGGTCACATTGGCTGGGTCTTCTTTGGCATGACCGTCTTGATGATCGTGGCTGTCTACCTTGATGTCCCAGGTACCAAGGGCAGGACGTTCCATGAACTTGATATCATGTTCGAGAAGAAAATCCCTGCTCGTCATTTTGAGTCTTACAAGACTGActga